One genomic region from Planktothrix serta PCC 8927 encodes:
- a CDS encoding proton extrusion protein PcxA has protein sequence MTAYNSNLFKRFVGNVNQWFRDTPERALDQAYDAALKIRSLENEHFQGEKIAPESHPEYSDRVITYFNSELKKYLKIIQARLMVFNASRSVLGWSEQIHPSSTLDSETEHKIENNGSLPDPKIVSIICEKLDYIDAVIARYKPLHSTEFSVALMNAPTEQSLSLRDTVINKDLKVVNTSKTNKSLSNPIPSSGKPIKQDLTTQPSPSVLPRTLLKTLTRIQQELRPGSELEIIEAHRKTKIKTLVSIRFVLLLILIPLLTQQLTKNFLVGPIVDRVFTDQQQTPIFLNVNMEEEAFIELQHYEERLKFKTLIGQAPSLTPEELEQKLKEKAKELADNYKVDSSNAIKNVFADIIAVFMFCFVLVSNRNEVDILKSFMGDLIYGLSDSAKAFIIILSTDMFVGFHSPHGWEVILESTARHFGLPENRDFNFLFIATFPVILDAVFKYWIFRYLNRSSPSAVSTYKTMNE, from the coding sequence ATGACCGCTTATAACTCCAATTTATTCAAACGATTTGTTGGGAATGTCAATCAATGGTTTCGTGATACACCAGAACGGGCTTTAGATCAAGCTTATGATGCAGCCTTGAAAATTCGCTCCCTTGAAAATGAGCATTTTCAGGGGGAAAAAATTGCGCCCGAATCTCATCCTGAATATAGCGATCGCGTCATTACTTATTTTAATTCTGAACTCAAAAAATATCTTAAAATTATTCAGGCTCGATTAATGGTATTTAATGCGAGTCGTTCCGTTTTGGGATGGTCAGAACAAATTCATCCTTCCTCAACTCTCGACAGTGAAACGGAACATAAAATTGAAAATAATGGCTCCTTACCTGACCCTAAAATAGTTTCTATTATTTGTGAAAAACTAGATTATATTGATGCGGTAATTGCTCGGTACAAACCCCTGCACTCGACGGAATTTTCTGTAGCTTTAATGAATGCTCCTACTGAGCAATCTCTATCGCTACGCGACACCGTGATCAATAAAGATTTAAAGGTTGTTAATACTTCTAAAACTAACAAATCTTTGAGCAATCCTATACCGAGTTCGGGAAAACCGATTAAACAGGATTTAACGACCCAGCCTTCCCCCAGTGTTTTACCTCGAACTCTGTTGAAAACATTAACTCGTATTCAACAGGAACTTAGACCCGGATCAGAATTAGAAATTATAGAAGCCCATCGAAAAACTAAAATTAAAACCCTTGTTTCTATTCGATTTGTTTTATTGTTAATTTTAATTCCTTTACTCACTCAACAATTAACCAAAAATTTTTTAGTGGGGCCAATTGTAGATCGGGTGTTTACAGATCAGCAACAAACTCCTATTTTTCTGAATGTTAATATGGAGGAGGAAGCTTTTATCGAATTACAGCATTATGAAGAACGGTTGAAATTTAAAACCTTAATTGGTCAAGCTCCTTCCCTAACGCCAGAAGAACTAGAACAAAAATTAAAGGAAAAAGCTAAAGAATTAGCAGATAACTATAAAGTAGATAGCAGTAATGCTATCAAAAATGTTTTTGCTGATATTATCGCGGTTTTTATGTTTTGTTTTGTTTTGGTTTCTAACCGTAACGAAGTGGATATTCTTAAATCGTTTATGGGGGATTTAATTTATGGGTTGAGTGATAGTGCTAAAGCATTTATCATTATTTTGTCTACCGATATGTTCGTGGGATTTCACTCTCCTCACGGTTGGGAAGTTATATTAGAAAGTACCGCGCGACATTTTGGACTTCCTGAAAATCGTGATTTCAACTTCCTATTTATTGCGACCTTTCCTGTTATTTTAGATGCGGTGTTTAAATATTGGATTTTCCGTTATCTCAACCGCAGTTCACCTTCTGCTGTTTCTACTTACAAAACGATGAATGAATAA
- a CDS encoding NAD-dependent epimerase/dehydratase family protein encodes MKKVLVTGGTGFLGQKLALKLHSLGQDVTILGRNLIIGDRLQQLGLKFLPIDITNSEEILSTISGQEEVFHCAALSSPWGREEEFYKTNVIGTRNIIKGCLTHRVRRLIYVSTSAVYFNLTHRFNLKETDNLAQNPIHPYIKTKQLAEQEINRGFQQGLPVISIRPRGIFGSGDTVVFPRLLKVSETTGIPLINRGKAILDMTYIDNVVDGLLLCQTAPDQVLGEYFNITNGEPTELFDLLQILSEKLNISLKFKPLPYPIAYTLATGMEWIYQSFLPGREPALTRYTLGLLAFSQTLDITSAKVKLGYKPRISIAQGLDEFVRHWKHPLKHNNEQ; translated from the coding sequence ATGAAAAAGGTTTTAGTCACGGGTGGAACTGGATTTTTAGGTCAGAAATTAGCGTTGAAATTGCATTCTTTAGGTCAAGATGTCACGATTTTAGGTCGTAACTTAATAATAGGCGATCGCTTACAACAATTAGGACTAAAATTTTTACCCATTGATATTACAAATTCTGAGGAAATATTATCAACTATTTCAGGACAGGAGGAGGTGTTTCATTGTGCCGCGTTATCCTCTCCTTGGGGACGAGAGGAGGAGTTTTATAAAACTAATGTGATCGGAACTCGTAATATTATTAAAGGCTGTTTAACTCATCGAGTCAGACGTTTAATTTATGTTTCAACTTCGGCGGTTTATTTTAATTTAACCCATCGGTTTAATCTTAAAGAAACCGATAATTTAGCTCAAAATCCCATCCATCCTTATATTAAAACAAAGCAATTAGCAGAACAGGAAATTAATCGAGGGTTTCAACAGGGTTTACCTGTAATTTCAATTCGTCCGCGTGGAATTTTTGGCTCTGGTGATACGGTAGTTTTTCCTCGACTATTAAAAGTGAGTGAAACAACGGGAATTCCCTTAATTAATCGGGGAAAAGCCATACTAGATATGACTTATATTGATAATGTTGTGGATGGCTTATTGTTGTGTCAAACTGCACCCGATCAGGTATTAGGAGAATATTTTAATATTACCAATGGAGAACCCACAGAATTGTTTGATTTATTACAAATATTATCAGAAAAATTGAATATTTCCTTAAAATTCAAACCCTTACCCTACCCGATCGCATACACTTTAGCAACGGGGATGGAATGGATCTATCAATCTTTTTTACCCGGTCGAGAACCTGCTTTAACGCGCTATACTTTGGGATTATTAGCCTTTAGTCAAACTTTGGATATCACATCGGCTAAGGTGAAGTTGGGGTATAAACCTCGAATTTCAATTGCACAGGGGTTAGATGAGTTTGTTAGACATTGGAAACATCCGCTAAAGCACAACAACGAACAATAA